The following are from one region of the Leptospiraceae bacterium genome:
- a CDS encoding AAA family ATPase → MSKKKESWANKFAEFPDSDNEKTFVKLLTEMVELVFGYSYKNQEIKYEENYTDIHCRRNTKLHGLVIEAKGPKANAWPVIQDSLYEIPNLQLSEYMLQEFKDGAGNSYYPKYGMLINKRNLIFYENRFGKLIKLLDYTEKNNKSILIDTDKKLQTIKKIVTRNEDKRDSLIVTVFNNKGGVGKSTISYGLSKSIAEMFSKRVFAVDLDPLQADLSRLFKINNKEKIVDVLKLLDFKKSNITQKLEEIRKDKKFLLHANNNIHVALSNPEEKENKEKSFYDAHKEITWAGKTKLKEIVGKLRPFLKTGIPVEGYDITILDAPAGWWFYSILAVLVSDIILIPVSAKSKSSWKNASRFLSYYLPNLLEEFEMQPCGRIMPGPFIVNLLEENSAKHSHSATIDEIYNFIKGDLKLVKDIKDSQLDALLDYLFPNNKNKGGYPNFDEPEKTPTLSDSPFITTFDLQKKENSLDLHNKSKNEFYKLTKAVFPLIDKFID, encoded by the coding sequence ATGAGTAAGAAAAAAGAAAGTTGGGCTAATAAATTTGCGGAGTTTCCCGATTCTGACAATGAAAAAACATTTGTAAAATTGCTTACCGAAATGGTGGAATTGGTATTCGGTTATTCATATAAGAACCAAGAAATAAAATATGAAGAAAACTATACAGATATACATTGTAGACGAAATACAAAGCTTCATGGTCTAGTAATAGAAGCAAAGGGACCGAAAGCAAATGCTTGGCCTGTTATCCAAGATTCTCTCTACGAAATTCCAAATCTTCAATTGAGTGAATATATGTTGCAGGAATTCAAAGATGGTGCGGGTAATTCTTATTATCCTAAATATGGAATGTTGATAAATAAAAGGAATCTAATATTCTATGAAAATAGATTTGGTAAGTTAATAAAGCTTTTGGATTATACTGAAAAGAACAATAAGAGTATTCTCATAGACACTGATAAAAAACTGCAAACAATCAAAAAAATTGTTACGCGCAATGAAGATAAACGAGATTCTCTAATTGTAACTGTATTTAATAATAAAGGTGGAGTAGGAAAAAGCACAATCTCTTATGGCTTGTCAAAATCAATAGCAGAAATGTTTTCTAAGCGTGTATTTGCTGTAGACTTAGATCCATTACAAGCAGACCTTTCAAGACTTTTCAAAATTAATAACAAAGAAAAAATTGTAGATGTTTTAAAACTATTGGATTTTAAAAAATCAAACATTACGCAAAAATTGGAAGAGATCAGAAAAGATAAAAAATTTCTACTACATGCGAATAACAATATACATGTAGCCCTATCAAATCCAGAGGAAAAAGAAAATAAAGAAAAATCTTTTTACGATGCACATAAAGAAATTACCTGGGCAGGAAAAACAAAATTAAAAGAGATTGTCGGAAAGCTTCGTCCATTTCTAAAAACAGGAATTCCGGTAGAAGGATATGACATTACAATTTTAGATGCTCCTGCCGGTTGGTGGTTCTATTCGATATTAGCCGTTCTTGTTTCTGACATCATTTTAATTCCTGTATCTGCAAAAAGTAAATCTTCATGGAAGAATGCTTCGCGCTTCCTTTCCTATTATTTACCAAACCTATTAGAAGAGTTTGAAATGCAACCATGCGGAAGAATAATGCCAGGTCCATTTATTGTGAATCTATTGGAAGAAAATTCAGCTAAACATTCACACTCTGCAACGATAGACGAAATATATAATTTTATCAAAGGTGATTTAAAATTAGTAAAAGACATTAAAGATTCTCAACTAGATGCTTTATTAGATTACCTATTTCCGAATAATAAAAATAAAGGTGGATACCCAAACTTTGATGAACCGGAAAAAACACCAACTCTATCCGATAGCCCATTTATTACTACTTTCGATTTGCAGAAAAAAGAAAATTCTTTAGATTTACACAATAAAAGTAAGAATGAATTTTATAAATTAACAAAAGCTGTATTTCCATTGATTGATAAGTTTATTGATTAG